Proteins encoded within one genomic window of Chrysemys picta bellii isolate R12L10 chromosome 6, ASM1138683v2, whole genome shotgun sequence:
- the LOC135984320 gene encoding uncharacterized protein LOC135984320 — protein sequence MQSSPAVMAVQSQNRKRAPAWTDWEVLDLIAVWGDESVLSELRSKKRNAKIYEKISKDMSERGYSRDATQCRVKIKELRQGYQKTKEANGRSGSHPQTSRFYEALHSILGAAATTTPPLTVDSEDGILSTAGSSDMLADGEDEEGDEEDEAVDSAYNADFPDSQDLFITLTEIAYQPSPAVNLDTESGEGSATTSATVSQPSLASHSQRLAQIRRRKKRTREDMFSELMGCSQAQAAQQTQWRENLSQMHQAHMEREERWRQEDQQATQTLLGLMREQTDTLRRLVDVLQERRQEDRALLQSICNCPPPPPSPIPPSPKVQRRRGCRVRANSHSTPAESSSSRRLSFPKI from the exons atgcagagctctccagcagtgatggccgtgcaatctcagaatagaaagagggccccagcatggactgattgggaagtcttggatctgatcgctgtgtggggcgatgagtccgtgctttccgagctgcgctccaagaaacggaatgcaaagatctacgagaagatctctaaagacatgtcagagagaggatacagccgggatgcaacgcagtgccgcgtgaaaatcaaggagctgagacaaggctaccagaagaccaaagaggcaaacggacgctccggatctcatccccagacatcccgtttctacgaggcactgcattccatcctcggtgcggccgccaccactaccccaccactgaccgtggactctgaggatgggatattgtccacggccggttcctcggacatgttagcggacggggaagatgaggaaggagatgaggaggacgaggcagtcgacagcgcttacaacgctgatttccccgacagccaggatctcttcatcacccttacagagatcgcctaccaaccgtccccagccgttaacctggacacagaatctggggaaggatcagcca ccacatctgcgactgtctcacaacctagcctggcatcacactcccagaggctagcgcagattaggcgtaggaagaagaggacacgggaggacatgttctcggagcttatgggctgctcccaagcccaggcagcacagcagacccagtggcgggagaacttgtcccaaatgcaccaagcacacatggaacgggaggagaggtggcggcaggaagaccagcaggcgactcaaacgctgcttggactaatgagggagcaaacggacacgctccggcgccttgtggatgttctgcaggaacggaggcaggaggacagagccctgctgcagtctatctgtaactgccctcccccgccaccaagtcccatacccccctcacccaaagtgcaaagaaggagaggctgcagagtccgtgctaactctcactccacccctgcagagagctctagtagcagaaggctctcattccccaaaatttga